The DNA region AACGAGCGcacgcctcgcccgcccaacCCCATCATGCGTCCGGCGTATCAGGGCGCGAACCCCATCTCTGACGTTTTCTCTTTCCACGCCCTGAGAAGCACGGTCAAATACCTGCCCCGAGCGGTCAAGAACCCGGATGACTTTGAGGCGCAGAGCGAAATGCTCCTAGCCgcgacgctggctggcgtaGGCTTCGGCAACGCGGGCGTTCACTTGTGTCACGGTAAGGACACACTCGTTGCGAACTCTTGTTCAATCACAGCTCACACTTGCTAGGCATGTCGTATCCCATCTCTGGGCAGAACCCAGGTTACAGGCACGCCGGCTACGACGTCCCCGCGCCACTGATCCCCCACGGTGTGTCTGTCGCCGTGTCCGCCCCCGCCGTGTTCCGCTTCACCGCCGCCTCAAACCCCGAGCGGCATTTGCAGGCAGCTGAGGCGTTCGGCGTCGACATTTCCAACGTGAAGAGAGAGAgtgccggcgaggtcctcgcTGAGGCTCTGACCAAATTCCTCGCCGATTTGGGTGACCAGCCCAGGGGCCTCAGGGATCTGGGATTCGGCACCGAGCATATCGAGGCGCTCGTGGAGGGCACCATACCACAGGCTCGTGTGCTGATGCTGGCACCTGGCTTATCAAAAGAGCTCGAGTCCGAGAAGGACCAGCTGCGTAAGCTGTTTGAGAATGCCATGAGCCACTGAACTCTGTGTATATAATCCTGTATATTCGGACAAGGGCTCGTGATTGATAAAATGTCGATAATTGAAAGAGCCTGTCTCCAAGGCTGCATCACTTGAACTTGTCCGGGTTACTGGGTATCATCTTGCGCAAAACGGCTATTTGCTTCACAATGCCGAGCTTTCGCAACTCGCCAACGCCACGCTTATCTGTTCGCCGCAGTCCGTTCGAGTACACTGTCGTAAAATCGGGTATAATCTCACCCGGGGGTATCACTGACAAGCTCGATATTGTGCAATGCTTCAAGCTGTGAGCTGCTGTTCTGCAGGAGCATTGGCGGACTGCCTACCTTGCCCACTTTGGCACCGCTGCCGATGCGGCTCCCTACTTGCACTGTCGTGCCCTCGCCAATTTCTGTGTTGCCAGACTCGACGACCGTGCCAACTTCTACAATTACGTagtcgcccagcgccacgCCCCCCGGCTTTGCCCTGTCAAGGTCCTCCGGGCGTGCCCCGATGTACGCGCGTTCGTGTACGATGCAACGGCGGCCGATGAGAATGCTCCCCATGTTGGAATCGAACCTGGATCGCGGATGCACCACCGTCTCCGACTGCATCGTGATCGAGTGCGTGCCCTGTAGGATGGCATTGTCGGAGATGgtgagcgacgaggagaaatTGACGGGCGGTTTCGGGCCGCTGCggtcgatggcggggagAATCGAGTGGCGCTTGCTGGACATGATGGCATGTGCCCCCTCCTGGCTTATAAGGGGTCAGCGTCGCCTGGCTTGTATAGAAAAGTCATTTGTCGCGGAGGTTGTTTGTGGACAGGAAATGTTCCCCGCGGCGGTTGATACGcgtggtcgagggcgacacACGCCGCGGTGCGgtctggagctggagcttTGGAGACCCGGCAACAAAACGGAGGTAAGGTGGGGAGGCAGAGATGTGGGTGTTGCAGTGGACCTGGTTCTCATGCAGCCTCTGCGCGACAAAACAAGTATCGGCTAACAGCCCCTTCCGGTTGCTACTGGCGTGGATTGGCCAACCAGATCGCCCGCAATTCTGACGCTTACATTGCAGGTCAACGAACAaacctcgccgccaagtgCCGCAAAGCGCCGTCAactcctcctctcccccatCCTCCCCTCCGCACACTCGCCGCGCACCGGACACCGACGCAATGCTGTCCACGAGAGCGGCGCCCAGTAAGGCTGTCAGCCTCTCGCGGACCGCCGTGAGGGGCTTGGCTACCGTGCAGGATGGCACCCCCAAGCGGACCTACGGCGGTCTCAAGGACCAGGACCGCATTTTCCAGAACCTCTACGGACGATACCCCGCCGACCTCGCGAGCGCGAAGAAGATGGGCGACTGGCACAAGACGAAGGAGATTATCCTCAAGGGCCATGACTGGATCATcaacgaggtcaaggccTCGGGCCTGCGAggccgcggtggcgccggcttCCCCTCGGGCCTCAAGTGGGTATGTTTTCGCGCGATTGATACAATTCGGCTTTCGCACGAGCGGCTTTGGCTAACCCGCTCGATCTATGCAGTCTTTCATGAACTTCAAGGACTGGGACAAGGACACGAAGCCCCGATACCTGGTCGtcaacgccgacgagggcgaacCCGGAACCTGCAAGGACCGCGAGATTATGCGAAAGGACCCCcacaagctcgtcgagggctGCCTTGTTGCCGGCCGAGCCATGAACGCGAGCGCTGCCTACATCTATATCCGAGGTGAATTCGTTTACGAGGCCCAGGTTCTCCAGAACGCCATCAACGAAGCCTACAAGGACGGCCTCATCGGCAAGAACGCCTGCGGCTCGGGTTACGACTTCGACGTCTTCATTCaccgcggtggcggcgcctACGTCTGCGGCGAAGAGACCTCTCTCATCGAATCGCTCGAGGGCAAGCCTGGCAAGCCGCGCCTCAAGCCTCCGTTCCCCGCTGCCGTCGGTCTGTTCGGCTGCCCTTCCaccgtcgccaacgtcgagaCGGTGGCTGTGGCGCCGAccatctgccgccgcggtggcAACTGGTTCGCCGGCTtcggccgcgagcgcaaCCAGGGCACCAAGCTGTTCTGCATTTCCGGACACGTTAACAACCCCTGCActgtcgaggaggagatgtCCATCCCGCTTCGCGAGCTCATCGACAAGCACTGTGGCGGCGTGCGTGGTGGCTGGGATAACCTGCAGGCCATCATCCCCGGTGGCTCGTCGACTCCCATCCTGCCCAAGTCAATTTGCGACGACCAGCTTATGGACTTTGACGCGCTCAAGGACAGCCAGTCTGGTCTGGGTACTGCTGCCGTCATCGTGATGGACAagagcgccgacgtcgtTCGCGCCATTGCCCGGTTGAGCCACTTTTACCGCCACGAGAGTTGCGGCCAATGCACGCCGTGCCGAGAGGGAAGCAAGTGGACGGAGCAGATCATGTCGCGGTTTGAGAAGGGTCAGGGCCGCGAGCGGGAGATTGACATGCTCCAGGAGCTGACGAAGCAGGTTGAGGGACACACCATCTGCGGTAAGAGACACCTTGAAAATCGCAATATGTGGTACGTGCTTGATCGACTGACTGGCCATGTAGCTCTGGGAGAGGCTTTCGCCTGGCCCATCCAGGGCCTGATCCGCCACTTCCGGCCCGAGCTAGAGGCGCGGATGCAGAACTTTGCGAAGGagaacggcggcgaggcgctggccggcggTTGGGCGCGCGACACCCGGGCCCAAGGGAAACTGACTTCTCCGGGAATGTAATGGTTGCACCTAGACAAACGAAAGAGGGTTAGATGCGGGGGAGTTGGGGCGATGATGTCaagcgtcgagggcgggcaTTTGGCCCGTAGCTACATCCGCGCACGCTGCCGGTGTTGTATCTAGTATTTTTCTATGTGTTGAATGCGATGAGTAAGGTTGACATTGCGTGTTTCGTTCGTATTTCTCGGACTCGGGCGTGGTTTGGCGGCGAGATGATGTGGCCTTTCGCATGTCGCTGATCTCACAGAGACGTGATTAGTGACAGTAGCTGGCATGATCAAAAACCTGTCACGAAGATGGCACCATATCGGCATCACGCAAGAAGGGGATTTGGGCAAGTGTCGTTCCGGTGGTTGGGAgtggccgggccggggcgggcgcagcTGCGACTTCGGGCGAACCGGGATACGCTGGCGACTGCTCACTCGGCTTTAACTCATCAAACGCAGATCCCAAGTTCCCAACACTCTTAACATTCGCACACGCTTTTGGTTTTTGCCGTAGTCACCTCAATTCATACACACTTACTACGCGCATACTGCTGCGCAAGAATTCTactgctctctctctctctcgcagCATCGTTCTGCTTGGGTTGCGGCGAGGCAACCCGACGACTTCGCATTATGGTGGGCATCGTGGAGCAATTTACCGCATTTGGGACGGACATTGGTACGTAGCGTaacccctcctcctctctcctccccccttcctgcCATGGGACGCGTCCCCCTCGCCACGCAAAAgtcgctgacgccgccgtcgtcgcagtcgGCCTGGAGCGCCTCCTGCGCTTCGTCCAGTCCGTCTTCCTGATCCTCACCTCGTACCCGTCCCTCATCGCCAGGTACCTGCTGCCCTCGCGCCCGGCCTCGGTGCACGTCTCCACCGAGACGTccctgctggagctgcagtCGCGCCTGAACCTCACGCGCCGCGCGATCCGCCTCTTCTGGTTCCTCGGCAGCTTCCAGGCCGGCTGGGCGCTGTACGTGGCCGATGACGGCTACGACAAcaaccgcggcggcggcggcggcggcggcggtggtaAGTCGCTGGAAACGTGGctcgacatcatcgcctcgtcgtgcTTCGGCATgttcggcctcgtcgagtcCGCCacgctcgtcgacctcgcgcgcgtgcagggcgtcgcgctgctgggcctcggcgaggcgtcgcggcTCGACGCCCAGGCGCAGACGCTGTGGTTCGCCGCGCTGTACGCGTCGGCGCTGAGCTCGGGCGtgaagctgctgcggctgctcgcGCACAAGcccgtgccggcgacgggcgacgccTTTGCCGGTGTGGACGAGCTTATCagtggtgacggcggcggcgacgacgacgagaagcgggaggaggacgagaaggagaaggagaagacgacgacaacaggCCGAGTGATGACCATGGCGGAGCAGCGTGCcctggccaagaagcgcaaggacgAGCGCAAGGCGTGGATGGCCGAGGTCAACGccaaggcgggcgcgctggccatgAAGCTGCTTGCCGATATACTCGACATGGTGATCCCGGCGTGGAGCCTGGGCTGGGTCGAGGTCCATGTTGGGCTCGTTGGCGTTGCCATGTTTTGCAGCACGGTGCTGACGAGCGCGGCTGTGTGGAGCAGGTGCGTGAAGCAGCTGCAGAAGAAGGCATAGAtgagagaaggagagagagagagagagggggggtggtAGTCGACTTTTGGTAAAACAGGTCTGGCAACAGGACTTGATCAACATAAACGTTTGCTCCGGGGACACGGGGAAGCATAGATTGGTAAAAATGGGTAGACTTTCCAGTAAACTCCTCTACAGTTGGTATCACGTCTATCCTGACCTCTACTCCAGCCCATCCGCTATGCCAGAAACCATGTACTCAAAAACattccatgccatgccacgcccCAGAACCCCTCAACTTCTCCGCAAAAGGGGGCACGGGCACCATCAACGACGTCCAGTCACGACAAATTTGCCCGTCTCTACATGAAACTTCCACCCGTCCTGCAggagggccgcggcgacggcctgtcTCAGCTGCGAGACGCCGCCAGTGCtatggcggccgaggcctgTGATGACGGTGAAGCCGCCCTGCTCCCTGGCCTTTTTGCTTCTGAACTCGCCGAGCCCCTGCCACCAGTCCTGCGTTTTCTGACGCGCAATCCTCACGCCGTCCTGGATCACGACGCCGTGCAGGTCGATCGAGTTCGATGTGCTctgctcctccaccagcagGTCCGCGGCTGTGGCAGTAGCCTGTTGAGCGTACCTGGCCTGCTCGCGGGCACGGTCGGTGTAGTACGAGGCGGCCTGCCTGTACAGCGGGCTCGAAGCACCTCTCCGATGGAACTGGGCCGCGGAAGAGAGCGCATCTACCCGAGCTTGGTGGTAGCTATTTGCCGCCTGAACAGCCTGCGAATAGTCCATGGACGGGACAGCGGGAGCTTTTGTGGCGAGCATCCCCACCTGTCCAGCAGCCTTGGAAGTGGGCGCCGGGACATCAGCGCCCTCGATCCCAtctcgcggcagcggcgtcagtCTATAAGTCAGACCTAGCTTCTGTGCCTTTGGCTGCTTTGTAAAATGCCGGTTGAGCAGCGAGGCCAGATCGTCGGCAAACTGCGGAATCGACCCGGCGACGTGAACGATGGTGGGCATGTACTTTTCGGGAACGTGCCGGTATTTGCGTGTCATCGCCTCTGCATGTTCTTTGCCTGCCTCGTCTTGAGTCTCGATCCCGTGGGACAGAAACTGGTCCAGGAGTTCGACAGCCGTTGCGCCTTTGGAGCGGTCGCATTTATGGTACGCTTCCGACACTTCCTCTGAGCGCATACCGAACCTTTCGGCGATATACTGGATGTCATCTTGACCTGGTTCATGAAGTCAGCAGGTGTTGTAGCAGCATGGAAAGGGGACATGGGGGGaagtggggggggggggggggctctcaCCATTGGTCTCGAGGTTGGGAGGCGTGGTGTCGGCCAAATCCGATCCTGGATTTGGAGCTTTCTTacccttcttcttccgctTTCCCTTGGAGGCAGTCGCGTCTTCAGGCGTGAAAAAACCGTCTATACCCTTCATCTGCTGACCTGTGGAGGTGAGGTACTGAATGTTGAGAAGGTCGTCCAAGGCAGTCTGAACGTCACCATTGGCCTTCTTGAGAGAGTACTCGACGTCATATGGCTTGAGGTCGGCGAACATTGACTGCAGCAAGAGCAACTTAGACTCTTCGCTGTCATTGTCAAACGTCGTGAGACGGGGGATGGCAGCCGAGCAGTCTACCGCGGCCGAGCCTATGCTTGACGGATCGGTTGCATTGGTCTGGGAAGCCGGGTGGCTGAcgctgggcgtcgtcgttggctcGTCCTTCAGTCCGTCACTGTCGCCTTCCGGCGCGATGGGAATGCCGCTGGGGTTGAAGCCGGTAGCTTCCTCGGACGGCACGCTTTGCGCCAGGCCCTCGAGAGTGGCTTTGGCTGCATCGTAGGCCTTTGGATCAGCGAGATTGTAGTCGCCAGCAATTGCAACTATgagagcctcgtcgagcagacTGTGGAACGCGTCCTGACGATGAGTTAGCCTGACGTCAATGTTTACCTCCGACTCGTTGAAGTTACGTGCCGACTCGACAAAATGTTCATGTGTAGCGGGCCTTGAGCTGAGGAAGAGCTAGAAAATTCTCATACCACTAGACTTTGGACGGGGTCCGGTTTGTTCTCAGTCTTCATGCCGGCACTACGCCACGGCGGAACGGGGAGATGGAACGTTTGATCTTGGGAAGGTCAAGAGGCTCTGAAGCGCAGGCATTCTCTTGAGTTTGGACGAGAAAGTTGAACGTATTCGGCGCTGATATGGCTTTGAAAGACAAAGGATCAAATCATCGCTTTGGAGTACGCGCTGGGTGTCgtgatgacgatgtcgaggagAGTGCGTACAGTGGTAGGGTAAGGTAGTGTTGGTGATGACTGTtgagtacgaagtaggtgcCTTATTGACGTGGGACTACGGTGACATGGACGTGCAGGCGGGGCTCTGGAGGTGTTGCGGTGGACTCAACTGTGCTGGGGGTGCAGCCGGCAGCGGGGCAACGACGTCACGTGCAGCCCGTGGCAGGCACCTCACCTATTACAAGTTGTGCAACCGTGACTGACGCGACAATTCGGGAGTCAAGACCTGGCTATTCGTGACTGGACATTTACCTTTTGCTTCAGTcaagtgccgccgccaaacacAAACATAAAAAATATAAAAGAAGAACCAGATGCCAACGGCGACAGCCCACACACAAAAGAAAGACGAGACCTCGTACTCAGGCTAGACCGTCTCCGCTGACGATTCATTTGCTTGTCTCAACTTTGGCCTGCGACAAAATGCGGCCGTACCCTGAAaagccggcgctgctggtctAACCGCGAGGCCAGCGCGTCATAGatggagcagcaggccgggTGGGTTTGTGGACGGCCAGCGTTGATGAGCTGTGAGAGCTTGGGACTCAGGCTTGATGGGACGCTTGTGTCACGCGCCAGCACAGCGACGTAGCAGCGGGCGCTGGCATGGATGGAATCATCCATGATGCCCGGGGCGGGGTCAATCGTTAGCGaggccagcagcacccaaCCTCCCCATccgggcgccgacgccggcaaaTGCTACCTACCTTACTAGTGGCCTCGGGGCGGCGTCCCACTGAAGCCACGACGTCAGGCACACGCACTCTGCCCTTCAGTGGCTGACCGAGGCTCCCCCCCATCCTGTCGCATCGGGTGACATATTGCCTGCTCCATCCGCGGCCGTAGCTTGAAGCCTCCAACATCCTCTCATCAATTGTCGACATCCCACGCCCGACACAGCATAGCCCATCTGCTGTCGCACCGTCCATTTCCTTGTCGCCTCTTGTTCTCGAACCCGTTTCGCGTCCGAACCCAGGCATTGCGCCATTGAAAAGGCACTCACCTACctccgaggcggccgagacggcccaCCACAACGGGATGCGTCATCGAGTCGCGCCTCTGCTCGGGGCGGCGTCTCTGCTCGctgtccagctcgtcgccgccgatccATACACTCCCAAACACGAGCCGGGGAGATGCGCATTCAGGGGCCAGTGCGGCAAGCAGAGCTTCTTCGGCAAGGAGCTGCCGTGCGTCGACAatggcgccgcgacggacCCAGACGCGGAGCTCCGGAAGGAGATCGTCGACCTCTGCGGTAGCGAATGGAGCGAAGGCCCGGTCTGCTGCACCATCGAGCAGGTAAGTGGCTCTCCAACAGCCGTCTCGCTTCTCTGCTGACATCCTCCTACAGGTCAAGGCGCTCAAGTCCGAGATGGGAACGCCAAACACCCTCATCGGCTCGTGTCCAGCGTGCAAGCACAACTTCTTCAACCTCTTTTGCAAGTTCACCTGCTCTCCCGACCAATCAGTCTTCATAAATATCACCGATGCCGCGTCCAAGAACGGAAAGCAGCTCGTCACGGAGCTTGACCAGCTCATATCCGAAGAGTACGGCACTGGCCTTTACAACAGCTGCAAGGAGGTCAAattcggcggcgccaacagTCGGGCCATGGACTTGAttggcggtggtgccaaAAACTACCACGAGATGCTCAAGTTCCTGGGCGACAAGAAGCCTCTCGTTGGATCGCCCTTCCAAATCAACTTCCCCAACTCGACAAGCGACTCAAAAATGGGTCCCTTGGATATGAAGCCGAAACAGTGCAATGACGAGGACCCCGACTACcgctgcgtctgcgtcgacTGCCCCGAAGTCTGCCCCAAACTGCCGGCTGTGAAGCGCTCAGGCTCCTGCCGGGTGGGCGTACTACCATGCCTGTCGTTTGCCTCCATCTTCACCTATGGCatcctgctgcttgctttCGCGGCGTTTGTCTTCGGACACGTCGCATGGAGGAGATATGCGCAACATCGTGTCGAGCGCACGAGGCTCCTCCACGAGTCATCGCTgagcgatgacgaggacgagggcggtcCGGTTCTGACAGAGGCGATGCGCGACCGTCCCACAAAGCGGTACTGGCTCAACGACCGGTGCGACAAGATATTTTACCAGCTTggccacgccgcggcgcgcttCCCTGGCCTTACCATCCTGGCAAGCTTCGTGGTGGTAGCCGTACTCAGCGCTGGATGGTTCAGGTTCGACCTGGAAAAGGAACCAGCCCGCCTCTGGGTCAGCCCGACAtctgccgctgcccaagAGAAGCACTACTTTGACTCGAACTTTGGGCCCTTCTACCGCGCTGAGAAAATATTCCTCGTCAACGACACtacggccgccggccccagcccTGTTCTGAGCTATGACACGCTGAAATGGTGGGCGGACGTTGAGAAGACCATTGAGAGGATCCAGAGTCCGACTTTCGGCGACTTCCTACATGATTTGTGCTTTAAGCCGGCCAATGACGCCTGTGTTGTTCAGTCAGTCACGGGGTATTGGTGGGCCAAAGGCGGCATCAGCAAGAAGTCATGGAAGCAGGACCTCCGGAGCTGTGCCAAATCCCCAGTCGACTGCCGGCCGGAGTTTGGACAACCCATCGAGCCCGACATGGTCCTGGGCAGCTATGGAGACGACGTTGCGGATGCCCCGGCGATCACGACCACCTGGGTCGTCAGgaacgccgaggagggcacCGCAGCTTTGGCGCGGGCCATCGATTGGGAGAATGCTCTTCGGGACCGACTACTCGAggtccaagaagaagcacaGAGCCGAGGACTTCGGCTGTCGTTCACTACGGAGATTAGCCTTGAGCAAGAGCTGAACAAGTCGACGAACACCGATGCCAAGATCATCGTGGTAAGCTACGTCGTCATGTTCATCTACGCCTGCATGGCTCTGGGAACGCCGTTCAAGCATATTTTCAGGAATCCTGCGCTGCTTCTCGTCGAGTCCAAGGTGACGCTGGGCCTTGTGGGAATCATCATCGTGTTGATGTCCATTACCGCGTCCATTGGCTTCTTTTCCTGGGTCGGACTCAAAGCCACACTCATCATCGTGGAGGTCATACCCTTCATTGTCCTAGCTGTCGGTGTCGACAACATCTTCCTTATAGTGCACGAGCTGGAGAGAGTCAACGTCAGCTGCCCTGACCAAAtggtcgaggagcgcgtTGCTCGGGCTCTCGGTCGCATGGGCCCATCGATCCTCTTTTCGGCCATGACGGAGACGGTTGCCtttgccctcggcgcggctgTTGGCATGCCTGCCGTTCGAAACTTCGCCGCGtacgccgccggcgcggttCTCGTCAATGCCATTCTTCAGATGACCATGTTCGTCTCGTTCCTCGCGCTCAACCAAATGCGCGTAGAGGATCACCGTTGCGAACTTTGGCCCTTCTGGCAGGTTACCAAGGCACGGGTGCACCTCAACGGTGGAGGCGGCTTCATTCCAGGCGGCCGTGCCTCCGACTCTGACGAGGAAAGCCTGCTGCAAGTTTTCATCAAGAACACGTACGCCCCGAGTCTCTTCGGAAAGAAGGTCAAGCTGGGGGTTGTCACAATCTTCTTGGGCGTCTTTGCCGCTGCTTTGGCACTGCTCCCGAGGATTCAGCTTGGTTTGGATCAGCGTGTAGCCATTCCGGACGGATCGTATCTGATTCCGTACTTCAACGACCTGTACGACTATATGGAGGTCGGGCCTCCTGTTTACTTTGTGACTCGAGGCGTGGACGCAACTCACCGGACGGAACAGCAGGAGCTGTGCTCACGCTTCACCACCTGCCAGTCGCTTTCGTTGACCAACACGCTTGAGCTCGAGAGACAGCGACCTGACGTTTCCTTCATCTCGTCACCAACGGCGAGCTGGGTTGACGACTTCTTCCTTTGGCTCAACCCAATATATGAGCGCTGCTgcatcgaggacggcaagactTGTTTTGCAGATCGGGAGCCAGCGTGGAACACGACGCTCTCTGGCATGCCAGAGAACCAAGAGTTTATCCACTACCTCGAGAAATTCCTGGCTGCACCTGCGGATGATGAATGCCCACTAGGTGGCCAGGCTGCCTACAGAGACGCCGTCGTGATCAACGATGCGGACAATAGCGTCAAGGCGACCAATTTCCGCTCTGCGCACACGCCTCTCCGGAGCCAAGACGACTTCATCAACGCCTATTCCTCTGCTCGCCGCATCGCGTCCGACATCAAGGAGCGGACCGGGGCCGATGTATTCCCATATAGCGTCTTCTACATCTTCTTCGACCAGTATCTCAGCATCGTCCCGCTCACAGCAGGACTTCTCTGCGCCGCGGTCGGCATCATATTTGTCGTTGCTTCCCTGCTCCTGGGGTCGGTGCTGACGTCCGCCGTCGTTGCGATTACGGTCATCatgagcgtcgtcgacatcatgggggccatggcggtgtTCAACGTCTCACTGAATGCCGTGTCACTCGTCAACCTCATCATCTGCGTGGGCATATCAGTTGAGTTCTGTGCGCACATTGCACGCGCCTTCATGTTTCCGTCGCGGACGGTCATGGAGAGCAACAATAACGCgctccgcggccgcgacgcccgggCCTGGACCGCCCTCGTCAACGTTGGCGGCTCCGTCTTCTCgggcatcaccatcaccaagctGCTCGGGGTGTGCGTCCTCGCCTTTACGCGCTCCAAGATCTTTGAGATTTACTACTTCCGCGtgtggctggcgctggtcgtcttcgcggcgctgcacgcCCTCGTGTTCTTGCCCGTGGCGCTGAGCATcgcgggcgggagcggctACGTCGACCCGGAGAGCgaggggacggcggcgcaggatcTGACCGATCGCAGATGGCGGGCCATCCGCGTCCACGACCATAGTGACTCGGAAGACGAGTACTAGCAAATCATAACGTAACCAATGGGCTGACTAGTTAGGGATGCGTGTGGCGTTGGAGCGAGCACATGAGAAGGGGCGGCTTTGGGCCTTTCAACTTTTTTCAAATGTACGACTGTTCGATACATGGCGTGGCGCACACGATTTGGGATCATGTAGATGGACAACATTAAACAAAGTATCATCATCAATCTGGGTATGTGTCGGTGGGTGTGTTGCATGCTCATCGAGTCCACAGACATTAAACAGACAATGAGCGTTGGTCTCACAGCACCTCGGAAGAAGGATGTGGTAGTAACAGTCCCTGTCCACGGTCAGCCGAAAACAAAACAACATGGGGCCAAGCGAGGCACCCCGAAGCCAGCTTTCTGCGTTACTCGGTCCTGTCTCTTCTTCCCGCCTGCGCTTTAGATGAAGAAGCCGCACCATTCGCTCGGTGCAGCGCCAGAACAGAGTTGGACGGGCCCGACCGGTGACGTTTCCTGCCCGCAGGAAACTCCATGCAAGCTCGGGTgtggcagcagcccagctGTCACGCGACCACATGTATTAcgacgtacgaagtagaaACGGTTCCCTTTTACGGAGAGGTGCAGTGCTCCCCATGGGGCCGCGTCTCGCCACGGCACTTCTTGGTGTTACGGCTCAGCCTTGATCGTTTCATACAAGAGTAGCCATGACTGACCTGCCTTGAGGTTCTTTTGTCCAAGTCAGGCTTCTCATCAGAGAATGCagcgcatcatcaacatTGCCAGATATAACATAAGCCGCTTGCGTTCAATACCGCGAGGAATCGACCTGCCCTTGTGCTCGACTCTGCGAGATACATTGCTACAATGAAGGCCCTCGTGTACGACGGCGAAGGGAAACGCATCGTCCTGCAGGACCGGCCGGAGCCGAagctgtcgtcgcccacggacGCCATCGTCAGGATCACCAGGACCACGATATGCGGCACCGACCTGCACATCCTCAGGGGGCACGTGGCGACGTGCCGGCCGGGAACGATCCTCgggcacgagggcgagggcgtggtcCGCGAGGTCGGGTCCGCCGTGACGCGCTTCCGGCCGGGAGACGTGGTGCTCGTCTCGTGCATCTCGAGCTGCGCCCGGTGCGAGtactgccgccgcggcatgTACAGCCACTgcgcgtcgggcggcggctggatcCTCGGCAACACCATCGACGGCACGCAGGCCGAGTACGTGCGCGTCCCGCACGCCGACTCGAGCCTGCACGCCATCCCCGACAACATGGTAAACGCCGTACCCGGTGGTGCCATGACGATGCTGAGCGACATCTTCCCGACGGCGCTCGAGTGCGGCGTGCAGAACGGCAAGGTCAGCCCCGGCTCGACGGTGGCCATTGTGGGTGCCGGGCCGGTTGGCCtggcggcgttgatgacggcgcagATGTATTCCCCCTCGACGA from Purpureocillium takamizusanense chromosome 3, complete sequence includes:
- the NDH51 gene encoding NADH dehydrogenase [ubiquinone] flavoprotein 1, mitochondrial (EggNog:ENOG503NU1K~COG:C), producing the protein MLSTRAAPSKAVSLSRTAVRGLATVQDGTPKRTYGGLKDQDRIFQNLYGRYPADLASAKKMGDWHKTKEIILKGHDWIINEVKASGLRGRGGAGFPSGLKWSFMNFKDWDKDTKPRYLVVNADEGEPGTCKDREIMRKDPHKLVEGCLVAGRAMNASAAYIYIRGEFVYEAQVLQNAINEAYKDGLIGKNACGSGYDFDVFIHRGGGAYVCGEETSLIESLEGKPGKPRLKPPFPAAVGLFGCPSTVANVETVAVAPTICRRGGNWFAGFGRERNQGTKLFCISGHVNNPCTVEEEMSIPLRELIDKHCGGVRGGWDNLQAIIPGGSSTPILPKSICDDQLMDFDALKDSQSGLGTAAVIVMDKSADVVRAIARLSHFYRHESCGQCTPCREGSKWTEQIMSRFEKGQGREREIDMLQELTKQVEGHTICALGEAFAWPIQGLIRHFRPELEARMQNFAKENGGEALAGGWARDTRAQGKLTSPGM
- a CDS encoding uncharacterized protein (COG:L~EggNog:ENOG503P1D8); this encodes MFADLKPYDVEYSLKKANGDVQTALDDLLNIQYLTSTGQQMKGIDGFFTPEDATASKGKRKKKGKKAPNPGSDLADTTPPNLETNGQDDIQYIAERFGMRSEEVSEAYHKCDRSKGATAVELLDQFLSHGIETQDEAGKEHAEAMTRKYRHVPEKYMPTIVHVAGSIPQFADDLASLLNRHFTKQPKAQKLGLTYRLTPLPRDGIEGADVPAPTSKAAGQVGMLATKAPAVPSMDYSQAVQAANSYHQARVDALSSAAQFHRRGASSPLYRQAASYYTDRAREQARYAQQATATAADLLVEEQSTSNSIDLHGVVIQDGVRIARQKTQDWWQGLGEFRSKKAREQGGFTVITGLGRHSTGGVSQLRQAVAAALLQDGWKFHVETGKFVVTGRR
- a CDS encoding uncharacterized protein (COG:U~COG:Z~EggNog:ENOG503P54S) yields the protein MSSKRHSILPAIDRSGPKPPVNFSSSLTISDNAILQGTHSITMQSETVVHPRSRFDSNMGSILIGRRCIVHERAYIGARPEDLDRAKPGGVALGDYVIVEVGTVVESGNTEIGEGTTVQVGSRIGSGAKVGKHCTISSLSVIPPGEIIPDFTTVYSNGLRRTDKRGVGELRKLGIVKQIAVLRKMIPSNPDKFK
- a CDS encoding uncharacterized protein (COG:S~EggNog:ENOG503P570~TransMembrane:5 (o24-44i72-91o111-129i256-276o282-303i)), whose product is MVGIVEQFTAFGTDIVGLERLLRFVQSVFLILTSYPSLIARYLLPSRPASVHVSTETSLLELQSRLNLTRRAIRLFWFLGSFQAGWALYVADDGYDNNRGGGGGGGGGKSLETWLDIIASSCFGMFGLVESATLVDLARVQGVALLGLGEASRLDAQAQTLWFAALYASALSSGVKLLRLLAHKPVPATGDAFAGVDELISGDGGGDDDEKREEDEKEKEKTTTTGRVMTMAEQRALAKKRKDERKAWMAEVNAKAGALAMKLLADILDMVIPAWSLGWVEVHVGLVGVAMFCSTVLTSAAVWSRCVKQLQKKA
- a CDS encoding uncharacterized protein (COG:L~EggNog:ENOG503P1D8); this encodes MKTENKPDPVQSLVDAFHSLLDEALIVAIAGDYNLADPKAYDAAKATLEGLAQSVPSEEATGFNPSGIPIAPEGDSDGLKDEPTTTPSVSHPASQTNATDPSSIGSAAVDCSAAIPRLTTFDNDSEESKLLLLQSMFADLKPYDVEYSLKKANGDVQTALDDLLNIQYLTSTGQQMKGIDGFFTPEDATASKGKRKKKGKKAPNPGSDLADTTPPNLETNGQDDIQYIAERFGMRSEEVSEAYHKCDRSKGATAVELLDQFLSHGIETQDEAGKEHAEAMTRKYRHVPEKYMPTIVHVAGSIPQFADDLASLLNRHFTKQPKAQKLGLTYRLTPLPRDGIEGADVPAPTSKAAGQVGMLATKAPAVPSMDYSQAVQAANSYHQARVDALSSAAQFHRRGASSPLYRQAASYYTDRAREQARYAQQATATAADLLVEEQSTSNSIDLHGVVIQDGVRIARQKTQDWWQGLGEFRSKKAREQGGFTVITGLGRHSTGGVSQLRQAVAAALLQDGWKFHVETGKFVVTGRR